The sequence TCTCATCTGGATGGgtttcttctataaaaatatgtctTGGATGATAGTGCCCATGGATCGCTGTTTCCCCCCCTTTGCTGTCATaccccttcctcctctgccactcTTCCCAGTACCCAAATCCCTCCAACGGTCCAACTCCCCGTTGTATATTGTGATCTCTCGGAGTCCAGGACATCACGGTGCCGTCGTGTGCACAGGTAGTGAAGGCGGTGGCGGGGATGCATTCTCCTTTATAAAAAGAATGAAACAGAATGACATGTAGCTTAGATCATTATTGCAAGCATCATTACACCCAATCTTAGTCCATTTGCTTCACCCGTATGCTAGTTAACAAGATGGCTCCTGAAGGTTTTGTGTAAATTATAGGAACTTAAACAACATAACGGTTAAAAATAAGTTTTCTACTGTAATATTAGATGAATTGGTTGGCACTAGTTGGTTTTGTAAAGTGGACCTAAGAGCTCGGTATCATCAAATAAGAATGGCTCCCCTGGATGAATATATAACAACTTTTAAGACACACCTAGGCGGTTCTAGTTCAGGGTGATGCCCTTTTGGGCTTGCCAATGCTCCTTTTTAATATTAAAGTGCCCAATGAATTTCTATTTGATCATATTAGTTTGTCTTAATTTTTATGGATGACATATTATTAGTATACAACAAAGACATGGAGCCACACTTAGAACATCTGCAAACAAGGTTCATGATTTTGGGGAAACACCAATTGTTTGCTAATAGAAGTAAGTACACATTTGCTCATCCTAAACTTGAACACTTGAGCCACATTATCTCTGATCACGGTGTGGCAACTGACCCTGAGAAGACCATAGCAATGCTTCAATGGCCTGTTCCAAATAACATCACTAAATTGAGAGGATTGGGCCTCATCTCTATTATAGGGAATTATTTAGAAGTGACCTAAAGTTATGCCTTCGGCGTAGTGTGCGTTATTTATATGAGCCATGCTGGAGCAGGAGTGGACGAGCCGTTTTGGCCGGTGGTGCGGTGTTATAACAATATGTCAGTTTGAATCCCCCAAAAAAACATGTCAGTTCAAATGTGGTAAGCTTATGGCTAATGAAAGAATTCTAGGCCTCCTCTGCTGTCATGAGAACTGGGTTGTAGCCTAGTGGCAAGGACACAGTGGTGTTTACTTGCAGAACGGGATTCGATTCTTGTCGGAAGTGAATTTTTGTGATCTCATCTGGATGGgtttcttctataaaaatatgtctTGGATGATAGTGCCCATGGATCGCTGTTTCCCCCCCCTTTGCTGTCATaccccttcctcctctgccactcTTCCCAGTACCCAAATCCCTCCAACGGTCCAACTCCCCGTTGTATATTGTGATCTCTCGGAGTCCAGGACATCACGGTGCCGTCGTGTGCACAGGTAGTGaaggcggtggcgggggcggtgcCGGTGCTGGTGGACGGTGGAATCCGGCGGGGGACCGACGTGCTCAAGGCGCTGGCGCTCGGTGCCCGGGGAGTCATGGTACGTACCTACGTACGCACGCATTGTGCGTACAGAACCGAGAAGGGTTTGAATTATTCAAGTGTGCCGTGCGTGTGGTTTCAGGTGGGGAGGCCGGTGATGTacgggctggcggcgcggggcgaggccggggcgaagcACGTGATCGAGATGCTGAACAGGGAGCTGGAGCTGGCCATGGCGCTCTGCGGCTGCCGGAGCCTCGCCGAGATCACCCGGGACCGTGTACAGACCGAGGGCGACCGGATCAGGTCGCTGCTGTGAGCCATTCGTGCGTGCCGGTGGCAAAGCCGAATTGTTACCTACCAGACGTGCCCTTTGTATTCGTGCTTGAAAAATCAGGAGAGCTTGATGAATCCCGGCTATGCCATTTCTCATTGAGCAATGCTAGGCATACGTAAAGCTTTCTACCTAATTCGTGTTACGGGCTGATGTGGAGAAACTTAATTTTGTGGAGCCACCTCATATCAGAGGGGACGAAGTATAATACTCTTTGCTTTTTTAGATGATTTATTTGTGTTTGATCCACCTGGTTGATCGACCTTGCTCTTTGGCTCTTTGCGTGTCGCAGCTGTCGTAGAGCAGCGTCCTTGACGATGTATCAAAATCTAGGATGTGAGGTACTGAACGCCCATTTCGACGGTACATAACATGTCGACAATGCGCACACACTGAGACAGTTTTAGGGGGCCCTTTGCATCAAGCGATTCACATAGCCATCTTTATTACAAAATTTAAGGACGCCTTGCAAAATAAATACATAAATTAACCCAAAGACACCGTCCTGACGAAAATTGTCACCCTACATACAAGATGATGATATGCCCTGACCTAGCGTCATGCACACTAAAAAAATCCGATGGCCTCACAAAACCGTCCGCCGGCTAGCCGAGCCACCAACCGGTCTAGTAGACCCTTACCGTGCACCGCACGCGCATGCTATAGAATTTGCCACCTTCTTTTGTGGTCCCATATTCAGGAGCAGTCAATGCACTTATCTTGCCAGACCCTTTTgttgtcgacgccaccacgacgccggGCAGCGCCAGCCTCCTGCGCGCGCCCATCAAATGGTATCCGGCGCCAAGACCCCACTGCACCTTGCCGCCAAGACACGTCGTCATCGATATTGTAGATGGCACGCCACTCCACCTTGGTCACCGCACGAGAAAGCATACAGTGACTTGTGCCCAGCCACCAAGCCAAACACTTGTCCTTCAGCCGATGTACAACCCCAAAGATGATGCCCCCATGGGGTGAAGACGCAGGAACCTCGTTATCATCCGGTCCGGAAAGCCCGGATTTGGGGTTTCCTCCGGGGCATACAATGAACGTGAATCACCCCACAACGCCTCCAACGAGGTAACGACACCCGCGGTGCCACCGTCGACGGTTCTGGCCAAGGCCGAACCAAGCTTTCGCTGGCAAATTCGCGTCCATCGCCGGCTAGACCACCAGATCAACATCCTCCATCATCCAACACGCCCATGGGTGACGTCTACTGCACCACTTCTCGTAACCGCCGCTCCACCTGGGTGAGCCATTGACGGTGGAGGAGTCCTCACTGTTGCGCCAGCGACATCGGACGCCACACACGTCCAGGACACCCTCGCGGGTCTCCACCGCAATCGCATCCCAAAGCCGCGGCGGAGGAAGGCCACGCCGCCGCCATCATTCCCCGCCTGGGCTTTGCCCCGCGAAGCTCCCGCGGCGGCAAGGagaggggtggcggcgatggcttGAAGCCCTAGATCAGATCGGGTGGAAGGACATCGGAAGGGAGGGGGTCAAAAGAAAAAGGGAACAAAAGCTCTCACATCGACAAAGCTCAAAGCAGGCGGGTGTGGAGTTTTACTCTACGGAGACTAATTGCGAGCACACACACTCGCCGTCGCCAAACTATGTTTCTTCACTAGACTAGAAAAACAAAAGTTGCACTTGCTTATTTGAGAGGTCATCGCGTGAACCCTCCACTCTATCCTTTGCTGCTAACCCGGCGCCGTCACCTCCGCGTCGTCTCTGGATCTGGATGCAGCTCGCCGCTCACCGTCACTTCGCCCGCATCTTCCGCGCTACGCACGCGAGAGAGAGAAGGGGGAGGGACGGCATTCAATCTGTTAGTCCGATTACAACATGTCAGTTCAGTAGTGAGTGTCTACGACGCCCTAACAGTGCAAGCACACTAGTACATGATTTACACACAGCTGAAGCTATCACACACTTCCCAATACTAGTACGTAATCTCTACCGGCTACATCTGCTAAGCTACTCCAATGCGACTACTTCCTCCCTCCTCGCCTCGACGACGAGGAGGACCTCTCCGACCTGTTCACCTTGGCCCTCTTTgccggcggcggggtcgccggagcAGCGCCCCGTTTCTGTGGCCGCCCGACGCTTTTCTTCGTCGCGGCAGCCTTGCCTCCTGCCTTGGAGCCACCGCGGCCGGTGTTCTTCCTGCCTGGCCCCTTCCTGGCCTtgggctgctcctcctcctcctcctccggcgccggcgccgaccgCTTCCGTTTCGTGAGCGGCGACCCTCTCTTCTTCGGGGGCGACGACTTGCCCTGGTTCAGCCGCTTCAGGAAGTCCACGGCGATCCGCTTCTTGGGCAGCCCACCGGCGGCCGCCCCGTCGGAGTCCCCGTTCTCCTTCTTctcagccgccgccgcagccgcttcCTCCGCAGCTGCCGCCGCCTTCTTGCGGCTCAGAGCGGagttcttgccggggccgcgggtCTTCTTCGTCCCCGTCCCCCACGCCTTGCCCTTGGCCGCCGCGGCCAGGGCAGCCTTCTTCTCGCCGTCGCTCTCCGCCTCCTCCTCAACGTCCCGCTTCTccacggcctcctccttcctcgcgaCGGCCgccgcggcggcagccttggcgatgGAGCTCCTCTTGCGGCAGAAGATGAGCGGCTTGGCAGCCTTCTGGATCAGCGGCCCGACGATGTCGGGCTCGGCCTTCCGCGAGTcgagccccgccgccggcgccggcggaggatTAGCGCCGCTCGGCGGCTCCCGCTTGGCCGGGGGCTCGCGGAGCGAGGCGGAGACCTGCGCGGAGACGAGGTGGAGGGCGTTgagcgcggcggcggcgtggtcgggCGCGTGGCGCGGGAGGTAGACGGCGGCGTTGGCGCAGAGCAGCAGCAGGTCGCGGTAGAGCTCGGCGCTGCTGGCGTAGCCCGCCGCGCCGTCCAGCTTCCGGCGCATGGCCTCCAGGTCCACGTGCCGCCTGATCGTGCCCCGGTACGACTCGCTCTCCTGCACAGCAGACCAAACCAAAGCGGACCCACCAGCACGTGAACAAACAGcgggaaaaaattaaaaaaaacatcaTAAACGAAAAcgtagaaaaggaaaaaaatatctCCGCAGCATCTCGAGTCCTCGATCGAGTGCTGTTGAGGCGGCATGCACCCAGGGACGGCGGCCGCCCATGTGGTGGTGACCGCAACGCGGCACCCGACTGGCCCGTGCGACAAGGAATCGAATCGCCGGATGGGATCATCATCCGTCCATCCAGCCCGCAGAAAGCAGCGGCTGCTTTTCTCTCCTCTCTTCCGCGGGAGACACGAGCTCGAACGAAATGGCTTGAACGGCAAAGAATTTCTCCCGCATCATCACCCAACCCTTTCAGCCAGCAATGGTCCATACCACAGCAACAAACATGGGTGCCGAggcgtgcgtgcgtgcaccgcgATGACGCGCTGGCTTTGCTCCGGTCACGTAGATCGGGCCGGCCGGCCGGTCAGTGCTCCTAATCGCAGGCCATCATgccgcgtgcgtgcgtgcgcgccaGCCTAACCATATCCGTATGGCCGTAT comes from Triticum aestivum cultivar Chinese Spring chromosome 5B, IWGSC CS RefSeq v2.1, whole genome shotgun sequence and encodes:
- the LOC100873112 gene encoding uncharacterized protein produces the protein MAGGSDGPDVPAGGEIWGTLEELLLAFAVCRHGTASWDSVATEVQARSPLAARPRLTPGSCRLRFHQLHRRFSAAGGAEAEEEEEGEVAPEAEASAADGWLDELRRLRVAELRREVERCDLSIGTLQSKVELMKEERERSLSSGEAKPEGVTGDENVSSEEPGRSCRESNSTDLKRPGAAAKAEEAAKEELSGESKESAVSLQCRRRKASAEEEADEPLAALLDRVAARFGPVFEQLQESQESESYRGTIRRHVDLEAMRRKLDGAAGYASSAELYRDLLLLCANAAVYLPRHAPDHAAAALNALHLVSAQVSASLREPPAKREPPSGANPPPAPAAGLDSRKAEPDIVGPLIQKAAKPLIFCRKRSSIAKAAAAAAVARKEEAVEKRDVEEEAESDGEKKAALAAAAKGKAWGTGTKKTRGPGKNSALSRKKAAAAAEEAAAAAAEKKENGDSDGAAAGGLPKKRIAVDFLKRLNQGKSSPPKKRGSPLTKRKRSAPAPEEEEEEQPKARKGPGRKNTGRGGSKAGGKAAATKKSVGRPQKRGAAPATPPPAKRAKVNRSERSSSSSRRGGRK